In the genome of Gadus morhua chromosome 14, gadMor3.0, whole genome shotgun sequence, one region contains:
- the gpalpp1 gene encoding GPALPP motifs-containing protein 1, whose amino-acid sequence MSSRGVIGPALPPRKTRDEDSESDDDDFAGPALPPGYKPGGRSSSSEDSEEEVVAKRAKTRHPTEELDKDTKDDDAGYFGPALPPGFKKQQASPERPSVLGPALPPGFRRAASDDEDDGDSDDGIPGPALPPGYTAERSSGEEEEDVIGPMPARGPVDDSVLRDIERRAQKMKDKLTGNEAPEVVARETWMTELPPELQHIGLGLAARTFKKKAGPENKDRSMWTDTPAERERKLQERLEGKEKVKEDAPKMSRKDLEMAEKVSKYNDKKRSESLMTLHSKKQKKEALTKVKEPVERKAFDRDADLQVNRFDEAQKERLLKKSQELNTKFSHSKERMFL is encoded by the exons ATGTCTAGTCGTGGCGTCATCGGTCCCGCCCTGCCGCCGAGGAAGACCCGCGACGAAGACTCCgaaagtgatgatgatgatt tCGCCGGTCCAGCTCTCCCTCCGGGTTATAAACCAGGAGGACGGTCATCTTCATCAGAGGACAgtgaggaagaggtggtggcGAAGAGAGCCAAGACCAGACACCCTACCGAAGA GTTGGATAAAGACACCAAGGATGACGATGCTGGATACTTTGGACCGGCTCTGCCCCCAGGGTTTAAGAAGCAACAGGCTTCACCTGAGAG gccgTCTGTACTAGGTCCTGCCCTACCACCAGGGTTTCGCCGGGCAGCGTCGGACGACGAGGATGATGGAGACAGTGACGACGGGATCCCGGGACCCGCTCTTCCTCCGGGCTACACGGCCGAGCGGTCGagcggtgaggaggaagaggacgtgATCGGCCCCATGCCGGCCCGGGGGCCCGTGGATGACTCCGTTCTTCGGGACATTGAGCGTCGGGCTCAGAAGATGAAGGACAAGCTGACTGGAAAC GAAGCCCCTGAGGTGGTTGCCAGGGAGACGTGGATGACAGAGCTCCCTCCAGAGTTGCAGCACATCGGCCTCGGCCTCGCGGCGAGGACCTTCAAGAAGAAGGCCGGTCCTGAGAACAAGGACCGCTCCATGTGGACTGACACCCCCGCCGAACGGGAGCGCAAGCTACAG GAGCGCCTCGAAGGAAAGGAGAAGGTAAAAGAAGACGCACCAAAAATGTCCCGCAAAGACCTGGAGATGGCGGAAAAGGTTTCCAAGTACAAT GACAAGAAGCGCAGCGAGTCTCTGATGACTTTACACTCCAAGAAGCAGAAGAAAGAGGCCCTGACGAAGGTCAAGGAGCCAGTTGAGAGGAAGGCGTTTGACCGCGACGCAGACCTGCAGGTGAACCGCTTCGACGAGGCGCAGAAGGAACGCCTGCTGAAGAAATCTCAGGAGTTGAACACAAAGTTCTCCCACAGCAAGGAGCGCATGTTCCTCTAG
- the ercc3 gene encoding general transcription and DNA repair factor IIH helicase/translocase subunit XPB, with protein sequence MGKKDKADRGEKRSKKRSYEEEDDDEEVGGADSQEIPAAAGKHVEESTTKLDEYGAKDYRSQMLLKNDHSSRPLWVAPDGHIFLEAFSPVYKYAQDFLVAIAEPVCRPVHEHEYKLTAYSLYAAVSVGLQTSDIVEYLQKLSKTSVPDGIIQFIKLCTVSYGKVKMVLKHNRYFVESAFPEVIQNLLQDSVIRDCRLRTADGADTELITEIISSKSAIARSVQAEKAGAAATSTTAAGEGTSSTALVPEDIFSYYEQMDKEEEEEEETQTVSFEIRQEMIEEVQKRCIQLEYPLLAEYDFRNDTVNPDINMDLKPTAVLRPYQEKSLRKMFGNGRARSGVIVLPCGAGKSLVGVTAACTVRKRCLVLGNSSVSVEQWKAQFKMWSTIDDSQICRFTSDAKDKPIGCSVAISTYSMLGHTTKRSWEAERVMEWMRSQEWGLIILDEVHTIPAKMFRRVLTIVQCHCKLGLTATLVREDDKIVDLNFLIGPKLFEANWMELQNNGYIAKVQCAEVWCPMSPEFYREYVAIKTKKRILLYTMNPNKFRACQFLIRFHERRNDKIIVFADNVFALKEYAIRLNKPYIYGPTSQGERMQILQNFKLNPKINTIFISKVGDTSFDLPEANVLIQISSHGGSRRQEAQRLGRVLRAKKGMVAEEYNAYFYSLVSQDTQEMAYSTKRQRFLVDQGYSFKVITKMAGMEEDDLMFSTREEQQLLLQKVIAASELDAEEEVVLGEMGGRPTFSRRPGTMSSMSGADDAVYMEYHSRGRSAAASAKGCHPLFKRFRK encoded by the exons ATGGGGAAGAAGGACAAAGCAGACCGGGGTG AGAAGCGGTCCAAGAAACGTTCCTacgaggaagaggatgatgatgaagaggtggGGGGAGCGGATTCCCAGGAGATCCCTGCAGCTGCGGGGAAGCATGTGGAGGAGTCCACCACTAAGCTGGATGAGTACGGAGCTAAGGACTACCGCTCCCAGATGCTACTGAAGAACGACCACTCCTCACGACCGCTATGGGTG gCCCCAGATGGTCACATCTTCCTGGAGGCCTTCTCTCCCGTCTATAAATACGCCCAGGACTTCCTGGTGGCCATCGCTGAGCCGGTGTGCCGGCCCGTCCACGAACACGAGTACAAGCTGACGGCCTACTCGCTGTACGCCGCCGTCAGTGTCGGCCTGCAGACCTCCGACATCGTGGAGTACCTGCAGAAACTCAGCAAGACCTCCGTACCCGACGGTATCATTCAGTTCATCAAG CTCTGCACTGTGAGCTACGGAAAAGTCAAGATGGTTCTCAAACACAACAG GTACTTTGTGGAGAGTGCGTTTCCCGAGGTGATCCAGAACCTACTGCAGGACTCGGTCATCAGAGACTGTCGCCTGCGCACCGCCGACGGAGCGGACACGGAGCTCATCACAGAGATCATCAGCAGCAAGTCAGCG ATCGCCAGATCTGTGCAGGCTGAGAAGGCAGGAGCAGCGGCGACCTCGACCACCGCGGCAGGAGAAGGAACCTCTTCCACCGCGCTGGTTCCTGAGGACATCTTCAGCTACTACGAGCAGATggacaaggaggaagaggaggaggaggagacacagaccGTGTCCTTTGAGATACGACAG GAGATGATCGAGGAGGTCCAAAAACGCTGCATCCAGCTGGAGTACCCCCTGCTGGCGGAGTACGACTTCCGCAACGACACGGTGAACCCCGACATCAACATGGACCTCAAGCCGACGGCCGTGCTGCGGCCGTACCAGGAGAAGAGCCTCCGGAAGATGTTCGGGAACGGACGCGCTCGCTCCGGCGTCATCGTGCTGCCCTGTG GTGCGGGGAAGTCTCTTGTGGGCGTGACGGCCGCCTGCACGGTGAGGAAGCGCTGCCTGGTGCTGGGGAACTCGTCGGTGTCGGTGGAGCAGTGGAAGGCCCAGTTCAAGATGTGGTCCACCATCGACGACTCCCAGATCTGCCGCTTCACGTCGGACGCCAAGGACAAGCCCATTGGCTGCTCGGTGGCCATCAGCACCTACTCCATGCTGGGCCACACCACCAAGAGGTCCTGGGAGGCCGAGCGCGTCATGGAGTGGATGAGGAGCCAGGAGTGGGGCCTGATTATACTGGATGAGGTGCACACCATTCCTG CCAAGATGTTCCGGCGGGTACTGACCATCGTCCAGTGCCACTGTAAGCTGGGTCTCACCGCCACGCTGGTCCGAGAGGACGACAAGATCGTGGACCTGAACTTCCTGATCGGACCCAAGCTGTTTGAGGCCAACTGGATGGAGCTGCAGAACAACGGATACATCGCCAAGGTCCAGTGTGCTGAG GTGTGGTGTCCCATGTCTCCAGAGTTCTACCGGGAGTACGTCGCCATCAAGACCAAGAAGAGGATCCTCCTCTACACCATGAACCCCAACAAGTTCCGCGCCTGCCAGTTCCTCATCCGCTTCCACGAGCGCCGCAACGACAAGATCATCGTGTTTGCCGACAACGTGTTCGCCCTCAAGGAGTATGCCATCCGCCTAAACAA aCCTTACATCTACGGCCCCACCTCTCAGGGGGAGCGCATGCAGATCCTCCAGAACTTCAAACTCAACCCCAAGATCAACACCATCTTCATCTCCAAG GTAGGAGACACGTCCTTCGACCTCCCGGAGGCCAACGTGCTGATCCAGATCTCCTCCCACGGCGGGTCCCGGCGGCAGGAGGCCCAGAGGCTGGGCCGCGTGCTGAGAGCCAAGAAAG GCATGGTGGCGGAGGAGTACAACGCCTACTTCTACTCTCTGGTGTCTCAGGACACTCAGGAGATGGCCTACTCCACCAAGAGACAGAGGTTCCTGGTGGACCAGGGGTACAGCTTCAAG gtgaTCACTAAGATGGCGGGCATGGAGGAGGACGACCTGATGTTCTCCACGcgggaggagcagcagctgctgctgcagaaggTGATCGCCGCCTCGGAACTGGAcgccgaggaggaggtggtgctgggggagatggggggccGGCCCACG
- the gtf2f2a gene encoding general transcription factor IIF subunit 2 isoform X4, whose amino-acid sequence MSDKGEVDLTGAKQNTGVWLVKVPKYLSQQWAKAAGRGEVGKLRISKNQGKAEVAFTLNEDLTAIDGSGDKRVHAPRDHPFSMQTVGGQMLAVFTETPSDKVALEGVVVQRAECRPAVNDSYMKLKRMQLEESIKPLRLSQQLDKPVTSNYKPVANHASNLEYDRKKKEEGKRARVDKQQVLDMLFSAFEKHQYYNIKDLVDITKQPVTYLKEILRDIGNYNVKGTHKNTWELRPEYRHYQAEEEKVEERL is encoded by the exons ATGTCAGACAAGGGTGAAGTGGATCTTACTGGTGCCAAACAGAACACGGGCGTATGGCTGGTCAAG GTCCCCAAGTATCTCTCCCAGCAGTGGGCCAAGGCTGCAGgcaggggagaggtggggaaGCTACGGATCAGCAA AAACCAAGGCAAAGCAGAG GTGGCCTTCACACTGAACGAGGACCTGACGGCCATCGATGGCAGCGGTGATAAGAGAGTGCACGCTCCCCGGGACCACCCCTTCAGCATGCAGACCGTGGGAGGCCAGATGCTAGCGGTCTTCACCGAGACCCCCTCAG ACAAGGTGGCGTTGGAGGGGGTCGTGGTGCAGAGGGCCGAGTGTCGTCCAGCCGTTAATGACAGCTACATGAAACTCAAACG GATGCAGCTTGAGGAGTCGATCAAGCCGTTGCGATTGTCTCAGCAGTTGGACAAGCCTGTGACCAGCAACTACAAGCCAGTGGCAAACCACGCCTCCAAC TTGGAGTATgacaggaagaagaaggaggaagggaaaaGGGCGAGGGTCGACAAGCAGCAGGTCCTGGACATGCTGTTTTCGGCGTTTGAGAAGCACCAGTATTACAACATCAAAGATCTGGTGGACATCACCAAGCAGCCGGTG ACGTACTTGAAGGAGATCCTGCGGGACATCGGGAACTACAACGTGAAGGGAACCCACAAGAACACCTGGGAGCTGAGGCCGGAGTACAGACATTaccaggcggaggaggagaaggtagaggAGAGGCTCTAG
- the gtf2f2a gene encoding general transcription factor IIF subunit 2 isoform X3 codes for MSDKGEVDLTGAKQNTGVWLVKVPKYLSQQWAKAAGRGEVGKLRISKNQGKAEVAFTLNEDLTAIDGSGDKRVHAPRDHPFSMQTVGGQMLAVFTETPSEHSKDKVALEGVVVQRAECRPAVNDSYMKLKRMQLEESIKPLRLSQQLDKPVTSNYKPVANHASNLEYDRKKKEEGKRARVDKQQVLDMLFSAFEKHQYYNIKDLVDITKQPVTYLKEILRDIGNYNVKGTHKNTWELRPEYRHYQAEEEKVEERL; via the exons ATGTCAGACAAGGGTGAAGTGGATCTTACTGGTGCCAAACAGAACACGGGCGTATGGCTGGTCAAG GTCCCCAAGTATCTCTCCCAGCAGTGGGCCAAGGCTGCAGgcaggggagaggtggggaaGCTACGGATCAGCAA AAACCAAGGCAAAGCAGAG GTGGCCTTCACACTGAACGAGGACCTGACGGCCATCGATGGCAGCGGTGATAAGAGAGTGCACGCTCCCCGGGACCACCCCTTCAGCATGCAGACCGTGGGAGGCCAGATGCTAGCGGTCTTCACCGAGACCCCCTCAG AACATTCGAAAG ACAAGGTGGCGTTGGAGGGGGTCGTGGTGCAGAGGGCCGAGTGTCGTCCAGCCGTTAATGACAGCTACATGAAACTCAAACG GATGCAGCTTGAGGAGTCGATCAAGCCGTTGCGATTGTCTCAGCAGTTGGACAAGCCTGTGACCAGCAACTACAAGCCAGTGGCAAACCACGCCTCCAAC TTGGAGTATgacaggaagaagaaggaggaagggaaaaGGGCGAGGGTCGACAAGCAGCAGGTCCTGGACATGCTGTTTTCGGCGTTTGAGAAGCACCAGTATTACAACATCAAAGATCTGGTGGACATCACCAAGCAGCCGGTG ACGTACTTGAAGGAGATCCTGCGGGACATCGGGAACTACAACGTGAAGGGAACCCACAAGAACACCTGGGAGCTGAGGCCGGAGTACAGACATTaccaggcggaggaggagaaggtagaggAGAGGCTCTAG
- the gtf2f2a gene encoding general transcription factor IIF subunit 2 isoform X2: MSDKGEVDLTGAKQNTGVWLVKVPKYLSQQWAKAAGRGEVGKLRISKNQGKAEVAFTLNEDLTAIDGSGDKRVHAPRDHPFSMQTVGGQMLAVFTETPSGQSEERAEGSSSGGTCPDKVALEGVVVQRAECRPAVNDSYMKLKRMQLEESIKPLRLSQQLDKPVTSNYKPVANHASNLEYDRKKKEEGKRARVDKQQVLDMLFSAFEKHQYYNIKDLVDITKQPVTYLKEILRDIGNYNVKGTHKNTWELRPEYRHYQAEEEKVEERL; this comes from the exons ATGTCAGACAAGGGTGAAGTGGATCTTACTGGTGCCAAACAGAACACGGGCGTATGGCTGGTCAAG GTCCCCAAGTATCTCTCCCAGCAGTGGGCCAAGGCTGCAGgcaggggagaggtggggaaGCTACGGATCAGCAA AAACCAAGGCAAAGCAGAG GTGGCCTTCACACTGAACGAGGACCTGACGGCCATCGATGGCAGCGGTGATAAGAGAGTGCACGCTCCCCGGGACCACCCCTTCAGCATGCAGACCGTGGGAGGCCAGATGCTAGCGGTCTTCACCGAGACCCCCTCAG GCCAATCAGAAGAGAGGGCTGAGGGTAGCAGCTCTGGGGGGACATGTCCAG ACAAGGTGGCGTTGGAGGGGGTCGTGGTGCAGAGGGCCGAGTGTCGTCCAGCCGTTAATGACAGCTACATGAAACTCAAACG GATGCAGCTTGAGGAGTCGATCAAGCCGTTGCGATTGTCTCAGCAGTTGGACAAGCCTGTGACCAGCAACTACAAGCCAGTGGCAAACCACGCCTCCAAC TTGGAGTATgacaggaagaagaaggaggaagggaaaaGGGCGAGGGTCGACAAGCAGCAGGTCCTGGACATGCTGTTTTCGGCGTTTGAGAAGCACCAGTATTACAACATCAAAGATCTGGTGGACATCACCAAGCAGCCGGTG ACGTACTTGAAGGAGATCCTGCGGGACATCGGGAACTACAACGTGAAGGGAACCCACAAGAACACCTGGGAGCTGAGGCCGGAGTACAGACATTaccaggcggaggaggagaaggtagaggAGAGGCTCTAG
- the gtf2f2a gene encoding general transcription factor IIF subunit 2 isoform X1, whose product MSDKGEVDLTGAKQNTGVWLVKVPKYLSQQWAKAAGRGEVGKLRISKNQGKAEVAFTLNEDLTAIDGSGDKRVHAPRDHPFSMQTVGGQMLAVFTETPSEHSKGQSEERAEGSSSGGTCPDKVALEGVVVQRAECRPAVNDSYMKLKRMQLEESIKPLRLSQQLDKPVTSNYKPVANHASNLEYDRKKKEEGKRARVDKQQVLDMLFSAFEKHQYYNIKDLVDITKQPVTYLKEILRDIGNYNVKGTHKNTWELRPEYRHYQAEEEKVEERL is encoded by the exons ATGTCAGACAAGGGTGAAGTGGATCTTACTGGTGCCAAACAGAACACGGGCGTATGGCTGGTCAAG GTCCCCAAGTATCTCTCCCAGCAGTGGGCCAAGGCTGCAGgcaggggagaggtggggaaGCTACGGATCAGCAA AAACCAAGGCAAAGCAGAG GTGGCCTTCACACTGAACGAGGACCTGACGGCCATCGATGGCAGCGGTGATAAGAGAGTGCACGCTCCCCGGGACCACCCCTTCAGCATGCAGACCGTGGGAGGCCAGATGCTAGCGGTCTTCACCGAGACCCCCTCAG AACATTCGAAAG GCCAATCAGAAGAGAGGGCTGAGGGTAGCAGCTCTGGGGGGACATGTCCAG ACAAGGTGGCGTTGGAGGGGGTCGTGGTGCAGAGGGCCGAGTGTCGTCCAGCCGTTAATGACAGCTACATGAAACTCAAACG GATGCAGCTTGAGGAGTCGATCAAGCCGTTGCGATTGTCTCAGCAGTTGGACAAGCCTGTGACCAGCAACTACAAGCCAGTGGCAAACCACGCCTCCAAC TTGGAGTATgacaggaagaagaaggaggaagggaaaaGGGCGAGGGTCGACAAGCAGCAGGTCCTGGACATGCTGTTTTCGGCGTTTGAGAAGCACCAGTATTACAACATCAAAGATCTGGTGGACATCACCAAGCAGCCGGTG ACGTACTTGAAGGAGATCCTGCGGGACATCGGGAACTACAACGTGAAGGGAACCCACAAGAACACCTGGGAGCTGAGGCCGGAGTACAGACATTaccaggcggaggaggagaaggtagaggAGAGGCTCTAG